The Acidimicrobiales bacterium genome contains a region encoding:
- a CDS encoding crotonase/enoyl-CoA hydratase family protein — translation MAGSQVLSIERNGHVGTLWLDRAERRNAMGPDFWADLPVMMEQFADDDEIRAVVVAGRGPHFSVGLDLKAMGGSVAGSAGSQVTNARQTLRQVHRMQASITAVADCPKPVIAAVQGYCIGGGVDLIAACDIRLAAADAVFSVRETKIAIVADLGSLQRLPRIIPMGHVAELAYTGKDVPADRARQIGLVNEVLPDHEAVVKAAAEMAAEIAANSPLAVQGTKAVLAASAERSVAEGLDYVAAWNAAFLPSDDLREAMAAFAEKRPPSFRGL, via the coding sequence ATGGCCGGCTCACAGGTCCTGTCCATCGAGCGCAACGGCCACGTTGGCACGCTGTGGCTCGACCGCGCCGAGCGCCGGAACGCCATGGGCCCGGACTTCTGGGCCGACCTGCCCGTGATGATGGAGCAGTTTGCCGATGACGACGAGATCCGCGCCGTGGTGGTGGCCGGGCGCGGACCGCACTTCAGCGTCGGCCTCGACCTCAAGGCCATGGGTGGCTCGGTTGCCGGCTCCGCCGGGTCGCAGGTGACCAACGCCCGCCAGACCCTGAGACAGGTGCACCGGATGCAGGCTTCGATCACCGCCGTGGCGGACTGCCCCAAGCCGGTGATCGCTGCCGTGCAGGGCTACTGCATCGGGGGCGGGGTCGACCTCATCGCCGCCTGCGACATCCGCCTGGCCGCAGCCGATGCCGTCTTCTCGGTACGGGAGACGAAGATCGCCATCGTGGCGGACCTCGGCAGCCTCCAGCGCCTCCCCCGCATCATCCCCATGGGGCACGTGGCGGAGCTGGCGTACACGGGCAAGGACGTTCCCGCCGACCGCGCTCGCCAGATCGGCCTGGTGAACGAGGTGCTTCCCGATCACGAGGCAGTAGTGAAGGCGGCCGCCGAGATGGCGGCCGAGATCGCGGCCAACTCACCGCTGGCCGTGCAGGGGACCAAGGCGGTGCTGGCGGCGAGCGCGGAGCGCAGCGTGGCCGAGGGGCTGGACTACGTGGCCGCGTGGAACGCGGCCTTCCTCCCGTCCGACGACCTACGGGAGGCGATGGCCGCCTTCGCCGAGAAGCGCCCGCCTTCGTTCAGGGGCTTGTAG